One genomic window of Desulfuromonas sp. AOP6 includes the following:
- a CDS encoding type II toxin-antitoxin system HicB family antitoxin has protein sequence MTKYGFILLWSDEDSGFIVTCPDFPGLSAFGETAEKALKEANIALNLLIESLRTTGTALPEPTKAADYSGQIRLRMPRSLHRSSAQRAEIEGVP, from the coding sequence ATGACCAAATATGGATTCATTCTCTTGTGGAGCGATGAAGACAGCGGATTTATCGTGACCTGTCCAGATTTTCCAGGGCTTTCGGCGTTTGGAGAGACAGCCGAAAAAGCCCTTAAAGAAGCAAATATTGCACTTAATCTTCTTATTGAGTCTCTTCGGACCACAGGAACGGCTCTTCCTGAACCCACAAAGGCTGCCGATTATAGCGGCCAGATACGACTTAGAATGCCCAGAAGCCTCCATCGCTCCTCGGCTCAACGAGCTGAGATAGAAGGCGTGCCCTAA
- a CDS encoding PilZ domain-containing protein — translation MLTDPYSLSPAIKNAFLDLPQEPLQEVLHSLLRQWHFILADSPPAAGLHVTATASQGLALQTPAGLSTTLAFPLRVEELWIAVEAPFYPFPRAHIRLEMDWPIHLRVRGGIEKTRLSSLSDRGMRFYFSRELVPEEDLEVEVELDDVVLRLQGVVIYAQSRAGRWEAGAIFEHVTPAERYRIRNFIVRTLMGRVRTEVGEDCFRKAGDFFFFPPPLTGA, via the coding sequence ATGCTGACTGACCCTTACTCCCTTTCCCCGGCGATCAAAAACGCCTTTCTCGACCTTCCTCAAGAACCTCTGCAGGAAGTGCTGCACAGCCTGCTGCGACAATGGCACTTTATCTTGGCCGACTCCCCCCCGGCAGCAGGACTGCATGTCACCGCCACCGCCTCCCAGGGGCTGGCCCTCCAAACGCCGGCCGGCCTCTCGACTACTCTTGCCTTCCCGTTGCGGGTAGAAGAGCTGTGGATCGCCGTCGAGGCGCCTTTTTATCCCTTTCCGCGCGCCCATATCCGTCTGGAAATGGACTGGCCTATTCATCTGCGTGTACGCGGCGGCATCGAGAAGACAAGGCTCTCCAGTCTTTCTGACCGCGGCATGCGTTTTTATTTTTCCCGGGAGTTGGTACCAGAGGAAGACCTGGAAGTCGAGGTGGAACTGGACGATGTGGTCCTACGGCTGCAGGGAGTGGTCATCTACGCGCAAAGTCGCGCCGGTCGCTGGGAGGCGGGGGCTATTTTTGAGCATGTCACTCCCGCTGAGCGATATCGGATACGAAATTTTATCGTTCGCACCCTGATGGGGAGAGTGCGAACGGAGGTTGGTGAAGACTGTTTCAGGAAGGCTGGCGACTTCTTTTTCTTTCCGCCCCCTTTAACTGGCGCCTAA
- the glnE gene encoding bifunctional [glutamate--ammonia ligase]-adenylyl-L-tyrosine phosphorylase/[glutamate--ammonia-ligase] adenylyltransferase, with amino-acid sequence MDRAGLKRRLEKIGLEEGPDGLRALMAELGFTEPKKSATNLHLLGQLLADATLVAAVVAEALDSADPDQCLNGSERLADTLPRDAFLAVMRDPVQRPRFLTLVGASSFLTAILCRKSIYFHDLFVGGEFDRHKDEAAMLDELRQHIADEASFDDLQRGLRQYKAREVLRIGSRDLCGLAGLQEVTAELSALAAATLQRAYEVCDHLLRLETGTPLLDVPEGTCPMEPEFTILGMGKFGGCELNFSSDIDIIYFYSSERGRTTGIDDGRGGRKNSLHLHQYFVKLSEMITRAIGQVTADGFVFRVDLRLRPEGNSGEMANSLRSAEVYYESWGQSWERAAMLKARPVAGSLPLGQRLLQNLEPFIYRRYLDYAMVEDIKTMKQKINQSLSREQEGELNLKLGRGGIREIEFFIQALQLIYAGKNMDLREKNSLRALALLHKEGLIEEADCRVLTGAYIFLRTVEHRIQVVQERQTHSLPVDKREFKSLARRCGFPDEEAFSRCLEEHRRAVEAIYLDLFYTSEEEIREEVRPEITFLFDPAADIDYVKDMLEAKGCKNPDAGYEVLLVLRDGPPHAHLTQKARRQLERIAPLLMQEVLDSPEPDMALLNLERFLSALRARGTFFALLAENREIIRVLISLFGTSQFLSRIFIQHPEILDSLVSRSYAVSFKPPQDMEKDLSLLMQTAPHYEDKLDVLRRFRNEEMLRIALNDIHGKTPQGEGTLQLSQLADICLKKAYRISRNELIPRFGLPFCADAQGAEHEAAFAIVGLGKLGGMELNYHSDLDIIFIYEGEGQTRPVEGTEPDRFRQQSNQEYFARLAQRIISVLTLMTREGYVYQIDTRLRPSGNQGPLVTSLSAYEHYHQSSAQIWERQALTKARVVVGPETLAHRIAELTEHIVYERPLPETLREEICRLRNRMESEIAREGASRLNIKTGRGGLVDVEFIAQYLQLLHGGRSKALRVTNTLKALEVLHRKELLSDDDFDALDSGYKFLRRLENKLRLVHDQSISELSSDRTYLLKLARRLGYPDRPRRPDDVFLEEYHGTTENIREVFSRLLCES; translated from the coding sequence ATGGATCGTGCCGGGTTGAAGCGCCGCCTTGAGAAAATCGGCCTGGAAGAGGGCCCTGACGGGCTGCGGGCCCTGATGGCGGAGCTCGGTTTTACCGAGCCCAAAAAGAGTGCTACCAACCTGCACCTACTGGGGCAGCTGCTGGCAGATGCGACGCTAGTGGCGGCTGTGGTGGCCGAAGCCCTCGACAGCGCCGATCCCGATCAGTGCCTCAATGGCAGTGAACGCCTGGCCGACACCCTGCCGCGCGACGCCTTTCTGGCAGTCATGCGCGACCCTGTTCAGCGCCCCCGCTTTTTAACCCTGGTGGGGGCTTCGTCGTTTCTCACGGCGATTCTTTGCCGCAAAAGCATCTATTTTCACGATCTTTTTGTCGGAGGTGAGTTTGACCGCCATAAGGACGAGGCGGCCATGCTGGATGAACTGCGCCAGCACATTGCCGATGAGGCCTCTTTTGATGACTTGCAGCGCGGACTGCGCCAGTACAAGGCCCGCGAGGTTTTGCGCATCGGCAGCCGTGATCTCTGCGGTCTGGCCGGTCTGCAGGAGGTTACCGCCGAACTCTCTGCTCTGGCGGCGGCAACGCTGCAGCGTGCCTATGAGGTCTGCGACCATCTACTGAGGCTTGAAACCGGCACCCCTCTCCTCGATGTGCCCGAGGGCACCTGTCCCATGGAGCCGGAATTTACCATCCTGGGCATGGGCAAGTTCGGCGGGTGCGAACTCAACTTCTCCTCCGACATCGATATCATCTACTTCTATTCCTCCGAGCGGGGCCGCACCACCGGGATCGATGACGGGCGCGGCGGCCGCAAAAACAGCCTTCACCTTCACCAATATTTCGTCAAGCTGTCCGAGATGATCACCCGCGCCATCGGCCAGGTGACGGCCGATGGTTTTGTCTTTCGCGTTGACCTACGTCTGCGTCCGGAAGGGAACAGCGGCGAGATGGCCAATTCCCTGCGCAGTGCCGAGGTCTATTACGAAAGCTGGGGGCAGAGCTGGGAACGGGCCGCCATGCTCAAGGCCAGACCGGTGGCCGGTTCTCTCCCCCTGGGGCAGCGCCTGCTGCAGAACCTTGAACCCTTCATCTATCGCCGCTATCTCGATTACGCCATGGTCGAGGACATCAAGACCATGAAGCAGAAGATCAACCAGAGTCTTTCCCGCGAGCAGGAGGGGGAGCTCAATCTGAAGCTGGGGCGCGGCGGCATCCGCGAAATCGAGTTTTTCATCCAGGCTTTGCAATTGATCTACGCCGGCAAAAATATGGACCTGCGGGAGAAAAATTCCCTGAGGGCCCTTGCCTTGCTGCATAAAGAAGGACTGATCGAGGAGGCAGACTGCCGGGTACTGACCGGCGCCTACATCTTTCTGCGCACAGTTGAACATCGCATTCAGGTAGTGCAGGAGCGGCAGACCCATTCGCTGCCGGTCGACAAACGCGAATTTAAAAGCCTGGCCCGCCGCTGCGGTTTTCCCGACGAAGAGGCCTTCTCCCGCTGCCTGGAAGAACATCGACGAGCAGTGGAAGCCATCTATCTCGATCTCTTCTACACCTCGGAAGAGGAAATCCGGGAAGAGGTGCGGCCGGAGATTACCTTTCTCTTCGATCCGGCCGCCGACATCGATTACGTCAAGGATATGCTCGAAGCGAAGGGGTGTAAAAATCCGGATGCCGGCTACGAAGTTCTTTTGGTGTTGCGCGACGGTCCCCCCCACGCCCACCTGACCCAGAAGGCCCGCCGGCAGCTGGAGCGCATCGCTCCCCTGCTCATGCAGGAGGTGCTCGATTCACCCGAGCCTGACATGGCCCTGCTCAACCTTGAGCGTTTCCTCAGCGCTTTGCGCGCCCGCGGCACCTTTTTCGCCCTGCTGGCCGAAAACCGGGAGATCATCCGCGTCCTTATCTCCCTTTTCGGCACCAGCCAGTTCCTCTCCCGCATTTTTATACAGCATCCGGAAATCCTCGATTCCCTCGTTTCCCGCTCCTATGCCGTCTCCTTCAAGCCTCCTCAGGATATGGAGAAGGATCTGTCCTTGCTGATGCAGACGGCGCCCCATTACGAGGACAAGCTCGATGTGCTGCGGCGCTTTCGCAATGAGGAGATGCTGCGCATCGCCCTGAACGACATCCACGGCAAAACACCCCAGGGTGAAGGGACCTTGCAGCTGTCCCAGTTGGCGGATATCTGCCTGAAAAAGGCCTATCGCATCAGCAGGAATGAACTCATTCCCCGCTTTGGTCTGCCTTTTTGTGCCGACGCGCAGGGGGCCGAGCATGAAGCGGCTTTCGCCATTGTCGGCCTGGGCAAGCTGGGGGGAATGGAGCTGAACTACCACTCGGATCTGGACATCATTTTCATCTATGAGGGAGAGGGGCAGACGCGACCTGTGGAGGGGACGGAGCCGGATCGTTTTCGTCAGCAGAGCAACCAGGAGTATTTCGCCCGCCTGGCCCAGCGGATCATTTCCGTATTGACCCTCATGACTCGCGAGGGGTATGTCTACCAGATCGATACGCGCCTGCGGCCCTCTGGGAACCAGGGTCCCCTGGTGACGAGTCTGTCGGCTTACGAACACTACCATCAGTCTTCAGCCCAGATCTGGGAGCGCCAGGCCCTGACCAAGGCCCGGGTGGTGGTTGGCCCGGAGACGCTGGCACACCGCATTGCCGAGCTCACCGAGCATATCGTCTATGAGAGGCCGCTGCCTGAGACATTGCGGGAGGAGATCTGCCGGCTGCGTAATCGGATGGAGAGTGAGATTGCCCGTGAAGGCGCCAGTCGGTTGAACATCAAGACCGGCCGGGGGGGGCTGGTAGACGTGGAGTTTATCGCCCAGTACCTGCAGTTGCTGCATGGCGGGCGTAGCAAGGCACTGCGGGTGACCAATACACTGAAGGCTCTGGAGGTGCTTCACCGCAAGGAGCTGCTATCCGATGACGACTTCGATGCGCTGGACAGTGGGTACAAGTTTCTGCGTCGCCTGGAAAACAAATTGCGGTTGGTGCACGACCAGTCGATCAGTGAGCTTTCCAGTGATCGCACCTACCTGCTCAAACTGGCGCGGCGCCTGGGCTATCCAGATCGGCCACGCCGACCTGATGACGTCTTTCTCGAAGAGTACCATGGCACCACGGAAAACATTCGCGAGGTTTTTTCCCGACTTCTGTGTGAGTCTTAG
- the mtnA gene encoding S-methyl-5-thioribose-1-phosphate isomerase, with the protein MSIKPIEFKDGRLRMIDQRLLPTEEVWLEYTDYQGVAEAIKTMVVRGAPAIGVAAAFGAAFGARDIETVGFEAFFREFEQVCAELAATRPTAVNLFWALDRMKACAARHREQTIAEVKRLLLAEAQEIGREDEEINRTMGAHGEPLIPGAARILTHCNAGALATGGYGTALGVIRAAAAAGKVNRVYADETRPFLQGSRLTAWELHKDGIPVTLICDNMAGYLMSRGEIDCVIVGADRIAANGDTANKIGTYTVAVLAREHGLPFYVAAPISTLDLSLADGSLIPIEERDRREVTHVGDKQLAPDGIDVRNPAFDVTPARLITAIITERGVVKGDYLTGLQALAQGD; encoded by the coding sequence ATGTCCATCAAACCGATTGAATTCAAGGATGGCCGCCTGCGCATGATCGATCAGCGCCTGCTGCCCACCGAGGAAGTCTGGCTAGAATACACCGATTACCAGGGGGTCGCCGAGGCGATCAAAACCATGGTGGTACGCGGAGCGCCGGCTATTGGCGTGGCGGCGGCCTTCGGGGCGGCCTTCGGGGCCCGGGACATCGAGACGGTGGGATTCGAGGCTTTTTTTCGGGAGTTTGAACAGGTTTGCGCCGAGCTGGCCGCCACCCGGCCGACCGCCGTCAACCTCTTCTGGGCCCTGGATCGTATGAAGGCCTGCGCCGCCCGTCATCGGGAGCAGACCATTGCCGAGGTGAAGCGCCTGCTGCTGGCGGAGGCGCAGGAGATTGGCCGCGAGGATGAAGAGATCAACCGTACCATGGGTGCCCATGGCGAACCCCTCATCCCGGGTGCAGCGCGGATTCTCACCCACTGCAACGCCGGCGCCCTGGCAACGGGGGGCTACGGCACGGCCCTGGGAGTCATCCGGGCGGCGGCCGCCGCCGGCAAGGTAAACCGCGTCTATGCCGATGAGACCCGCCCCTTCCTGCAGGGCTCCCGCCTGACCGCCTGGGAGCTGCACAAGGACGGCATCCCGGTGACTCTCATCTGTGATAACATGGCGGGCTACCTCATGAGTCGCGGAGAGATCGACTGTGTCATTGTCGGCGCTGACCGTATCGCTGCCAACGGCGACACGGCCAACAAGATCGGCACCTACACGGTGGCGGTGCTGGCCCGCGAGCATGGGCTGCCCTTCTACGTCGCCGCGCCCATTTCAACCCTCGACCTGAGCCTAGCCGACGGCAGCCTGATCCCCATCGAAGAGAGGGACCGCCGCGAGGTGACTCACGTCGGCGACAAACAGTTGGCTCCGGACGGTATTGACGTGCGCAACCCGGCCTTCGATGTGACCCCGGCCCGATTGATCACGGCGATTATCACCGAACGCGGCGTGGTCAAAGGCGATTACCTGACCGGTCTGCAGGCGCTGGCCCAGGGGGACTAA
- the gatB gene encoding Asp-tRNA(Asn)/Glu-tRNA(Gln) amidotransferase subunit GatB translates to MESSQYEVVIGLEVHVQLTTKTKIFCGCSTRFGSAPNSQTCPVCLGMPGALPVLNRQVVEYAIRTGLATNCTIAPRSIFARKNYFYPDLPKGYQISQFELPICEHGHLDIETEAGNKRVGITRIHMEEDAGKLLHGDSPEAKNSSLVDLNRACTPLLEIVSEPDMRSADEAIAYLKKLHQIVMYLGVCDGNLEEGSFRCDANVSIRPWGQKEFGTRAELKNINSFRFIKQAIEYEVERQADLLDEGGKVVQETRLFDSVTGTTRSMRGKEEAHDYRYFPDPDLVPLVVSPEWIEAVRRELPELPEAKIQRFVRDFDLNRTDAEVLAADRAMADYYDATVAKHGNGKLCANWVMGEVQRRLNEDGIAIGDSPVTPEGLAALLARLDDNTISGKIAKTVFEEMWRTGETADAIIEAKGLKQVTDTGAIEQIIDEVLAANADQVEEYRGGKEKVLGFLVGQVMKASRGKANPALVNELLLKKLKG, encoded by the coding sequence ATGGAATCTTCCCAATATGAAGTCGTCATCGGGCTGGAGGTGCATGTCCAGCTGACGACGAAGACCAAAATATTCTGCGGCTGCTCCACCCGCTTCGGCAGCGCCCCCAACAGCCAGACCTGCCCCGTCTGTCTGGGGATGCCCGGCGCCCTGCCGGTTCTCAACCGACAGGTGGTGGAATATGCCATTCGTACCGGCCTGGCGACGAACTGCACCATCGCGCCGCGCTCCATCTTTGCCCGCAAGAACTACTTCTACCCCGATCTGCCCAAAGGCTATCAGATCTCCCAGTTCGAACTGCCGATCTGCGAGCACGGCCATCTCGATATCGAGACGGAGGCGGGGAACAAAAGGGTCGGCATCACCCGCATTCACATGGAGGAAGACGCCGGCAAGCTGCTGCACGGCGACAGTCCCGAGGCCAAAAACAGCTCTCTTGTCGACCTGAACCGCGCTTGTACCCCGCTGCTGGAAATCGTCTCCGAACCGGACATGCGCAGCGCCGACGAGGCCATCGCCTACCTGAAGAAGCTGCACCAGATCGTCATGTACCTCGGCGTCTGCGACGGCAATCTGGAAGAGGGCTCCTTCCGCTGCGATGCCAACGTCTCCATCCGGCCCTGGGGGCAGAAGGAGTTCGGCACCCGCGCCGAGCTGAAGAACATCAACTCCTTCCGCTTCATCAAGCAGGCCATCGAGTACGAAGTCGAGCGCCAGGCCGACCTTCTCGACGAGGGCGGCAAGGTCGTGCAGGAGACGCGCCTCTTCGACAGCGTCACCGGCACGACCCGCTCCATGCGCGGCAAGGAAGAGGCCCACGATTACCGCTACTTCCCCGACCCCGACCTCGTTCCCCTGGTGGTCAGTCCCGAGTGGATTGAGGCGGTCCGCCGCGAGCTGCCCGAACTGCCCGAGGCCAAGATTCAGCGTTTCGTGCGCGACTTCGACCTGAACCGCACCGATGCCGAAGTGCTCGCCGCCGATCGGGCCATGGCCGATTATTACGATGCGACGGTCGCCAAGCACGGCAACGGCAAGCTTTGCGCCAACTGGGTCATGGGCGAGGTGCAGCGCCGCCTCAACGAGGACGGCATCGCCATTGGCGACAGTCCCGTGACGCCGGAGGGGCTGGCGGCCCTGCTGGCCCGCCTCGATGACAACACCATCTCCGGAAAGATCGCCAAGACGGTCTTCGAGGAAATGTGGCGCACGGGCGAGACCGCCGACGCCATCATCGAGGCAAAGGGTCTGAAACAGGTCACCGATACCGGCGCTATCGAGCAGATTATCGATGAGGTGCTGGCCGCCAATGCCGATCAGGTGGAAGAGTACCGCGGCGGCAAGGAGAAGGTTCTCGGCTTCCTGGTCGGCCAGGTCATGAAAGCCAGTCGGGGCAAGGCCAATCCGGCCCTCGTCAACGAACTGCTCTTGAAGAAACTCAAAGGGTGA
- the gatA gene encoding Asp-tRNA(Asn)/Glu-tRNA(Gln) amidotransferase subunit GatA, with protein sequence MELIDKTIHELQALLRQGETTSVELTLAFLDRITATDDQINAFITVCREEALAAAAEADRRLAAGEADVLTGIPVALKDIFLTEGVRTTCASKILDNFIAPYDGTAVARLKERGAVIVGKLNMDEFAMGSSNENSAFGAVKNPWNTATVPGGSSGGSAAAVAARQAVATLGTDTGGSIRQPAAHCGVVGLKPTYGRVSRYGVIAYASSLDQVGPVTRDVEDCAILLEAVAGYDPADSTSVDRPVPAYRAHLQEGVKGLKIGLPREYFIEGLDPEVKTAMDAAIATYRELGAEFVEVSLPHTDYAVACYYLIATAEASSNLARYDGVRFGSRVDAGCGLIGMYEQTRAAGFGAEVKRRIMLGTYALSSGYYDAYYLKAQKVRTLIRQDFLDAFEQVDVLLTPVAPTPAFRLGEKVSDPLQMYLSDIFTIPVNLAGTCALSLPCGFSGEGLPIGLQLIGRPFEEETLLRTGYAFEQATDWHTRRADI encoded by the coding sequence ATGGAACTGATCGATAAAACCATACACGAACTGCAGGCTCTGCTGCGCCAGGGAGAGACGACCTCGGTCGAGCTCACCCTGGCCTTTCTCGACCGCATTACCGCCACCGATGATCAAATCAACGCTTTCATTACCGTGTGCCGGGAGGAAGCCTTGGCCGCTGCGGCCGAAGCGGACCGCCGTCTGGCCGCCGGCGAGGCAGACGTGCTCACCGGCATTCCCGTAGCGCTCAAGGATATCTTTCTGACAGAAGGGGTACGCACCACCTGTGCCTCGAAGATTCTCGACAACTTCATCGCCCCCTACGATGGCACGGCAGTGGCCCGCCTGAAAGAACGCGGGGCCGTGATTGTCGGCAAGCTGAACATGGATGAATTCGCCATGGGCAGCTCCAACGAGAATTCCGCCTTCGGGGCGGTGAAGAATCCCTGGAACACGGCTACGGTCCCCGGCGGCTCCTCCGGCGGTTCGGCGGCGGCGGTGGCCGCCCGGCAGGCGGTGGCCACGCTGGGGACGGATACGGGCGGCTCCATCCGCCAGCCCGCCGCGCACTGCGGGGTGGTCGGTCTCAAGCCCACCTACGGCCGCGTCTCCCGTTACGGGGTGATCGCCTATGCCTCCTCCCTCGACCAGGTCGGGCCCGTCACCCGCGACGTGGAGGACTGCGCCATTCTGCTTGAAGCCGTCGCCGGCTATGATCCGGCCGACTCCACTTCGGTGGATCGTCCCGTACCCGCTTACCGTGCCCACCTCCAAGAGGGGGTGAAGGGGCTGAAGATCGGTCTGCCCCGCGAGTATTTCATCGAGGGGCTCGATCCCGAGGTCAAGACGGCCATGGACGCGGCGATTGCCACCTATCGGGAACTGGGGGCCGAGTTTGTCGAGGTCAGCCTGCCCCATACGGACTATGCGGTCGCCTGCTACTATCTGATCGCCACAGCCGAAGCGTCGAGCAACCTGGCCCGCTACGACGGGGTCCGCTTCGGCAGCCGGGTCGACGCCGGCTGCGGGCTCATCGGCATGTACGAGCAGACCCGCGCCGCCGGTTTCGGGGCCGAGGTCAAGCGCCGCATCATGCTGGGCACCTACGCCCTCTCCTCCGGCTACTATGACGCCTATTACCTCAAGGCCCAGAAGGTGAGAACCCTCATCCGCCAGGATTTCCTCGACGCTTTCGAGCAAGTCGATGTTCTGCTGACGCCGGTGGCTCCCACCCCGGCTTTCCGTCTGGGGGAAAAAGTTTCCGATCCGCTGCAGATGTACCTGTCCGATATCTTCACCATCCCCGTCAACCTGGCCGGCACCTGTGCCTTGAGCCTGCCCTGCGGCTTCTCGGGGGAGGGCCTGCCCATCGGTCTGCAGCTCATCGGCCGCCCCTTCGAGGAAGAGACCCTGCTGCGAACAGGCTATGCCTTTGAGCAGGCCACGGACTGGCACACCCGCAGAGCGGACATCTAA
- the gatC gene encoding Asp-tRNA(Asn)/Glu-tRNA(Gln) amidotransferase subunit GatC gives MKITRAEVEHVARLARLALQDEELDALTGQMDAILGYVEKLKELDTDGILPTAHAVPMENAFREDVVRDSIGVDKALVNAPEADNGCFRVPRVIE, from the coding sequence ATGAAGATCACCCGCGCGGAGGTCGAGCACGTCGCCAGACTGGCGCGTCTTGCCCTGCAGGATGAAGAACTGGATGCCCTGACCGGTCAAATGGATGCGATTCTGGGTTACGTGGAAAAACTCAAGGAGCTTGACACCGACGGCATCCTGCCCACAGCCCATGCCGTGCCCATGGAAAACGCCTTTCGCGAGGATGTCGTCCGTGATTCCATCGGTGTGGACAAGGCCCTGGTCAACGCGCCCGAAGCCGACAACGGCTGTTTCCGCGTACCCCGCGTCATTGAATGA
- a CDS encoding OmpA family protein translates to MRKNICYLLVAGLILAGCAQPQTRTTQGAMIGTGVGAAVGAGLGQVIGGDTEATLIGAGIGAALGGATGASIGRYMDNQEALMRQQLAGVEAANIQRNANLLAVTFKSDFMFDVNSSNLKPGSYDEIARVAQVLNQYPQTTIQIAGHTDSTGSEAYNQDLSIKRASAVKNALTGQGVNPARMNVIGFGESQPIADNSTEYGRQLNRRVVITIAPQG, encoded by the coding sequence ATGCGTAAAAATATCTGTTATCTGCTTGTTGCCGGTCTCATTCTGGCCGGCTGTGCCCAACCCCAGACCCGGACGACCCAGGGAGCCATGATCGGCACCGGTGTCGGCGCCGCCGTAGGCGCCGGACTCGGTCAGGTTATCGGCGGCGACACCGAGGCCACCCTCATCGGTGCCGGCATTGGCGCGGCCCTCGGCGGCGCCACCGGTGCCTCAATCGGCCGCTACATGGACAATCAGGAAGCTCTCATGCGCCAGCAGCTGGCCGGGGTCGAAGCCGCCAATATTCAACGCAACGCCAATCTGTTGGCCGTCACCTTTAAATCCGACTTCATGTTCGATGTAAATTCTTCCAATCTCAAACCCGGCTCCTATGATGAGATTGCCAGGGTGGCCCAGGTGCTTAACCAGTATCCGCAGACCACTATCCAGATTGCCGGCCATACCGATTCTACCGGCAGCGAAGCTTACAATCAGGACCTCTCGATCAAACGCGCCAGTGCCGTCAAGAATGCCCTCACCGGCCAGGGTGTCAATCCTGCCCGCATGAACGTCATCGGCTTCGGCGAGTCCCAGCCCATTGCCGACAACAGCACCGAGTACGGCCGTCAGCTCAATCGCCGGGTCGTCATTACCATCGCCCCACAGGGTTGA
- a CDS encoding mucoidy inhibitor MuiA family protein, producing MLRKAVLGLVLMPLLLPCLAWGQAEYAASLATTREVILYPDRAMVKKSLRVSVGRGETSFDITGLVPSLIDDSVQAGISAADKVSVLDIQVRRTALVKPVQERLRTLQNRLDEIEKEIVGHKNEREVNSQAIAFLQKVLPFPQEQNTTFQVVQNYLGSLEQALAARLENIARLDQVIVVLEKKKAELEKELQALGPPREESKSLRVTVFAESDALFELNYSYFLADARWRPLYEVRADTEQQRVSLHFFAVVQQATGEDLGGAGIELSTARPSVSGEIPPLSPWRIDLYEPPPMAYRSVAADRLLKMAESAPMESMATAAYEPEVSSEATSMSYRVNRKIALPSDNQPHKILISTSEAESTFEYLAVPRLSRFASLTAVLKNPFVYPLLEGELKIFLDGRYVGTNRVAASIPAGEEMRLALGMDETILVTHSLQEQFTEEIGAFSKQTRKHFAYKAAIINGKTRPVRLLIRDQVPVSTHEKIAVSIASPAGTEAEVAKDGTVTWKRELAAGEKQEFVTRFHVTYPADEQVSGL from the coding sequence ATGCTGAGAAAAGCTGTTTTGGGTCTGGTTCTGATGCCGTTGTTGCTGCCCTGTCTCGCCTGGGGGCAGGCGGAGTATGCCGCTTCCTTGGCCACCACCCGCGAAGTGATTCTCTATCCAGATCGGGCCATGGTAAAAAAGAGCCTGCGTGTCTCCGTGGGGCGGGGAGAGACTTCTTTCGACATCACGGGTCTCGTGCCGAGCCTCATCGACGATTCGGTGCAGGCTGGAATCTCCGCCGCCGACAAGGTGAGCGTTCTCGATATCCAGGTGCGTCGTACAGCCCTGGTCAAGCCGGTGCAGGAACGCCTGCGTACACTGCAGAACAGGCTTGACGAAATCGAAAAAGAGATCGTCGGCCACAAGAATGAACGCGAAGTCAACAGCCAGGCCATCGCTTTTCTGCAGAAAGTGCTGCCCTTTCCCCAGGAGCAGAACACGACCTTCCAGGTTGTGCAGAACTATCTGGGCTCTTTGGAGCAGGCTTTGGCGGCGCGCCTGGAAAACATCGCACGCCTTGACCAGGTAATTGTTGTCCTGGAGAAGAAAAAAGCTGAACTGGAAAAGGAATTGCAAGCTCTCGGTCCCCCGCGCGAGGAATCCAAAAGTCTGCGGGTGACGGTCTTTGCCGAGAGCGATGCCCTCTTCGAGTTAAACTATTCCTACTTTCTCGCGGACGCGCGCTGGCGACCGCTTTACGAGGTGCGGGCTGACACCGAGCAGCAGCGAGTTTCCCTGCATTTTTTCGCCGTGGTCCAGCAGGCGACGGGCGAAGATCTCGGTGGCGCCGGTATCGAACTTTCCACGGCGCGTCCATCTGTTTCCGGTGAGATTCCACCCCTCTCTCCCTGGCGGATCGATCTCTATGAGCCGCCGCCCATGGCCTACCGGTCAGTGGCGGCGGATCGTCTGCTGAAAATGGCGGAATCGGCCCCCATGGAAAGTATGGCGACCGCTGCCTATGAACCTGAAGTGAGCAGCGAGGCGACTTCCATGTCTTACCGGGTCAACCGGAAGATTGCGCTGCCGTCCGACAACCAGCCCCACAAGATTCTGATATCGACCTCCGAGGCCGAATCGACTTTTGAATATCTCGCGGTCCCGAGACTGTCCCGCTTTGCTTCACTGACGGCAGTCCTTAAGAACCCTTTCGTATATCCTCTGCTGGAAGGTGAGTTAAAAATATTCCTGGATGGCCGCTATGTGGGGACAAACCGGGTAGCGGCATCCATCCCCGCCGGTGAAGAGATGCGCCTCGCTCTGGGAATGGATGAAACCATCCTGGTCACCCACAGTCTGCAGGAGCAGTTTACCGAGGAGATCGGCGCTTTCAGCAAGCAGACACGTAAGCATTTCGCCTATAAGGCCGCTATTATTAATGGCAAGACGAGGCCTGTGCGTCTGTTGATTCGCGACCAGGTGCCCGTCTCCACCCATGAAAAGATTGCCGTGTCCATCGCGTCCCCGGCGGGCACCGAGGCGGAGGTCGCCAAGGACGGTACCGTCACCTGGAAGCGTGAACTCGCTGCCGGGGAGAAGCAGGAGTTTGTCACCCGTTTTCACGTCACCTATCCGGCCGATGAACAGGTCAGCGGGCTTTGA